A genomic segment from Aspergillus puulaauensis MK2 DNA, chromosome 1, nearly complete sequence encodes:
- a CDS encoding AP-1 complex accessory protein LAA1 (BUSCO:EOG09260C5W;~COG:S;~EggNog:ENOG410PI9N;~InterPro:IPR016024,IPR011989,IPR040108): MSSAEVARPSSDNHTTNDAAPRAELDITKLHALPSEQQDLYLLTFTSDLVQHISDLDKAQICAEQKFLKQELFKVLTLSSPVITRVIRNNLGRCFGAIFTKGDRGILFETVTELLGVLNAGKNEADLRTKFAAAHCLGDVFTTAGESVFAQAGAVVTSLLKLLKPSSNHTGCRGSVFAVLRKVVGGTGVPVDEGTARDIWKQARNAAAGDKSTFVQVHACRCLEQLLHTTPYFDNANDFETLKTVVWKVIDSQLAPVRHAAATCLARALTKLHAKDSRVMPTPKPKKAKRQSKKPGPRPGEDEDEAEVSESSAPKKSEARLFFLLPDLLRQLSSQYLRSTTSNRARAGIAVCYKHVLRILGDKLVEERYDQIANHLLFDLLNHPMVTYNRFRLLMTRKVVGSILEETVGRDSLRENSRLTAAKWLINDILKDYPQVMQERREPSKYTLTSALSALSSLISSLGSAFASLAESCRDTLLQVLAHPSYTVQVHTAHCLRTFVLACPFQLLSCVTICLNSLNREVGQLSTPRQSPRRCVGYANGMSAMLSTSRLQPLYGSVEVYSRVFTQATDLLKTSSNSELRAASTQIQVAWVLIGGLMPLGPSFVKIHLSQLMLLWKNALPKHLSQENSAKKGYLEMSFLAHVRECALGALLAFMEFNGKVITADGARRIATMLQNTVEFIDEIPRQKGVMDISQRLHPSLQSHDIETMVRRRVLQCFAKLLHAHPLSHADVISQSSLLSLAISSFADPDATQANPLESSIAASTAQFENLWDLCDNFGFGVTGLAREYVRSTLSGKHEGESGPAWSAVESTDQVVDDALIFPICQASEHDSVLLYSTRQGDRFSADPQSTGVVNAAIELFSVAIALHAPKVQESSVEQIATYLSSTGLQRNPGRKAAMVVNISVALLHALKIAVRESGPAAGKLSPTTEKVLQELIQKFVIDPDPIVRTVGVEALGRLCETSGNAFTNAQINWVVDTIVANREPNARAGCAAALGCIHSQIGGMAAGLHLKTFVGVLMSLCNDSHPVVHFWALGGLEKVANSAGLTFSPFVSSTLGMLAQLYNADSHNVEAETLATSNIEMSYLTPVVISRCIDSLINVLGPDLQDIAKTRNLILTLLRQFQLEENPALVTESSRCLDHLSLYAPGYVDFSGYVKRLQNELSAQDPLMRDVAIQALTNLMKRDATAVINAASPALQEEIWLAFDDNPDNTILKSMIQDWLQQTALSETGIWVQRCHDTLTKTRLKVEDLPPISGIKPTATDLPDDEVAGFASAIAGAGQEDSTGAVAGQELLKWQTRNFVMSCLSNLLQSVQEAILPDQTIPAELALQQKVGDIVRMAFSASTANVVELRVWGLKILDQVLKMFGKTPDPDFAEASLLEQYQAQIGSALTPAFAADSSPELASEAINVSATFIATGIVTNVERMGRILKLLVLGLENFSANPDTTEIGDLKGLNSNAKVMVKMALYAAWARLQIASIEHEYLNKVVQPYLLRLTPLWLSSLREYARLRFEPDISGSLGTGPESGDLDEVYAALNRETLLKFYQETWLSLVDAIAGLVERDIDFVFDALDGKAQIEEPEKPESDDDDLSNGKPKGKGHDINYRDEPVAFFFVLFGLAFEALVDQFTSTSQRMEILQALKRILRPIISGNAIYQDAIFSETMDSLDRLALTEGTAIQNVIVEIARNLALDHPSAKAGEDRSDHLSDDIEQLFELTRSIILVLAGLLPNLRESTTIARFNVGSDDALALIRLSLSSLVNVASIFPSIIRNDLNACILHIFSTILATGLCQQDVIPQALPTFKHFIQSISHQKEGSESPENQSIVSHQLRGCLVRFLTTLTIAQRRESESSLPCAKNTLLMITILLTTGGHLIPPHDPILLQILNELLDCLQDVGLASVAAGCIRSILVSPTPKSPTDQVIARYLMPRLISFLVGTPSESGDVANDPENSGTIIARTLVACVTGANIFAAEEMSTAISLVMSCLLARAKREGQSVHKETAGYLLELAKTSQAVFRALVATMNPEHKGLLEEVLRSADVGSGSATNREGQDSAQAGSQQSMPSIALRFDF, from the exons ATGTCTTCAGCGGAAGTTGCCAGGCCATCTTCCGACAACCATACTACGAACGATGCGGCCCCTCGTGCGGAGCTCGATATCACAAAGCTGCATGCGCTGCCCTCCGAACAGCAGGATCTGTACCTCCTAACATTCACCTCCGACTTAGTACAGCACATCTCCGACCTCGATAAAGCGCAAATATGCGCCGAACAGAAATTCCTGAAGCAGGAATTATTCAAGGTCCTTACGCTCTCGTCGCCGGTGATCACACGAGTTATCCGCAACAATCTCGGGCGGTGTTTTGGCGCGATATTCACCAAGGGCGACCGCGGTATACTTTTTGAGACGGTCACTGAACTGTTAGGAGTGTTGAATGCTGGGAAGAATGAAGCAGATCTCCGGACGAAGTTCGCTGCGGCTCATTGTTTGGGTGACGTCTTCACTACCGCGGGGGAGAGCGTTTTTGCCCAGGCCGGCGCCGTTGTTACGAGTCTGCTGAAATTACTGAAGCCGTCTAGTAATCACACTGGCTGTCGAGGATCTGTGTTTGCTGTGTTGCGCAAAGTGGTTGGTGGCACCGGAGTTCCTGTGGACGAGGGAACGGCGCGAGATATCTGGAAACAGGCACGCAATGCCGCTGCCGGCGACAAATCAACATTCGTGCAGGTCCATGCATGTCGCTGCCTCGAACAGTTGCTGCATACAACCCCGTATTTCGATAACGCCAACGATTTCGAGACACTGAAGACCGTTGTATGGAAAGTTATCGATAGCCAGTTGGCGCCTGTCCGACATGCTGCTGCAACCTGCCTCGCACGGGCTCTGACGAAATTACACGCCAAGGACTCTCGAGTCATGCCGACTCCGAAaccgaagaaagcgaagaggCAGTCGAAGAAGCCTGGCCCTAGACctggagaggacgaggatgaggccgaggTCTCTGAATCGTCGGCTCCCAAAAAGTCAGAGGCCCGGCTGTTCTTCTTACTCCctgatcttctccgccagtTATCATCACAATACCTCCGAAGCACAACATCTAACCGAGCACGGGCCGGGATTGCCGTTTGTTACAAGCACGTTCTGCGCATCCTGGGTGACAAGCTTGTTGAAGAGCGCTATGACCAGATCGCCAACCATTTACTATTTGACcttctcaaccaccccaTGGTAACCTACAATCGGTTTCGACTGCTCATGACAAGAAAGGTTGTTGGGAGCATCCTTGAGGAAACCGTTGGTCGCGACTCACTTCGCGAGAACAGTCGACTCACGGCAGCCAAATGGCTGATAAATGACATACTCAAGGACTATCCACAGGTCATGCAGGAGCGCCGTGAGCCTAGCAAGTATACGCTGACGAGTGCACTGAGTGCTTTGTCTTCGCTAATCTCGTCTCTTGGTTCCGCTTTTGCTTCTCTCGCTGAGAGTTGCCGTGATACGTTGTTACAAGTTCTTGCTCACCCTAGCTACACTGTCCAGGTCCACACGGCGCACTGTCTACGTACTTTTGTCCTTGCCTGCCCATTCCAGCTATTGTCATGCGTCACCATCTGCTTAAACAGCCTCAATAGAGAAGTGGGACAACTGTCTACTCCACGACAGTCACCCCGGCGCTGTGTTGGCTATGCCAATGGCATGTCCGCGATGCTAAGTACATCTCGGTTGCAGCCACTCTACGGATCTGTCGAAGTCTACTCTCGTGTCTTTACCCAAGCCACGGATCTTCTAAAAACAAGCAGTAACTCGGAGCTGCGAGCTGCCAGCACTCAAATCCAAGTGGCATGGGTCCTGATAGGAGGTCTGATGCCTCTCGGCCCTAGCTTTGTGAAAATCCATCTCTCTCAACTCATGTTACTCTGGAAAAATGCCCTACCCAAACATCTGAGCCAGGAGAACTCTGCCAAGAAGGGGTATTTGGAGATGAGTTTCCTGGCGCACGTTAGAGAATGTGCCCTCGGGGCGTTGCTTGCTTTCATGGAGTTCAATGGCAAGGTTATAACAGCTGATGGGGCGAGAAGGATTGCTACCATGCTACAAAACACAGTCGAATTCATCGATGAAATACCTCGACAGAAAGGTGTAATGGATATATCGCAGCGTCTTCACCCTTCCTTGCAGTCGCATGATATTGAAACCATGGTCCGACGACGTGTCCTACAATGCTTTGCGAAACTTCTCCACGCCCATCCACTCAGCCACGCAGATGTGATTTCGCAATCGAGTCTTCTAAGCTTGGCGATTTCGTCGTTTGCTGATCCCGACGCCACCCAGGCGAACCCCCTGGAGAGCTCAATCGCAGCGTCAACCGCGCAATTTGAGAACCTGTGGGACCTATGTGACAACTTCGGGTTTGGCGTAACGGGCCTGGCAAGAGAATATGTTCGTTCGACCCTCTCAGGAAAACATGAGGGCGAGAGTGGCCCAGCTTGGTCTGCGGTTGAATCTACAGATCAGGTTGTTGACGATGCC TTGATATTCCCCATCTGCCAAGCCAGTGAGCATGACTCGGTCTTGCTTTACTCTACAAGGCAAGGAGATCGCTTTTCAGCCGACCCACAGTCAACTGGAGTAGTCAATGCTGCGATTGAGTTATTCTCTGTGGCCATCGCGCTGCATGCTCCAAAGGTCCAAGAAAGTAGTGTCGAGCAAATTGCGACGTACCTTTCTTCGACAGGCTTACAACGTAATCCTGGGCGTAAAGCAGCTATGGTTGTCAACATATCCGTAGCGCTACTTCATGCTCTAAAGATTGCTGTGAGAGAGAGTGGTCCGGCTGCAGGGAAGCTCAGTCCCACGACTGAGAAAGTCCTGCAGGAGCTTATTCAG AAATTCGTCATTGATCCCGATCCCATCGTTCGGACAGTTGGTGTCGAAGCGCTTGGGCGACTGTGTGAGACTTCAGGCAATGCCTTCACTAATGCTCAGATTAACTGGGTGGTTGATACAATCGTTGCGAATAGAGAGCCTAATGCTCGCGCTGGCTGCGCGGCTGCGTTAGGATGCATCCATTCTCAGATCGGTGGAATGGCAGCCGGTCTACATCTGAAGACCTTTGTTGGTGTGCTCATGTCACTTTGTAATGATTCTCACCCCGTTGTTCATTTCTGGGCTCTCGGTGGCCTAGAAAAGGTGGCCAACTCCGCGGGCTTAACTTTCTCTCCCTTTGTCTCTAGTACTCTAGGGATGCTGGCTCAGCTCTACAATGCCGATAGCCATAATGTGGAGGCCGAGACCCTTGCCACATCTAATATTGAAATGTCATACTTAACGCCTGTGGTGATCAGTCGTTGTATCGATTCTTTGATCAACGTCCTGGGCCCCGATTTACAGGATATCGCCAAAACGCGGAACCTTATCCTCACTCTTCTGCGCCAATTTCAGCTAGAGGAGAACCCAGCATTGGTCACTGAAAGTTCCCGATGTCTCGATCACCTGTCACTATATGCACCAGGATACGTGGACTTTTCTGGATACGTGAAACGCCTACAGAATGAACTGTCCGCCCAGGACCCCTTGATGAGAGACGTGGCTATTCAAGCCTTGACGAACCTAATGAAACGAGATGCCACCGCCGTCATCaatgctgcttctcctgctctACAAGAGGAGATATGGCTCGCATTTGACGACAATCCTGATAATACCATTCTGAAGAGCATGATCCAGGACTGGCTACAGCAGACTGCTTTGTCTGAAACTGGCATTTGGGTTCAACGCTGCCATGACACTCTGACAAAGACGCGCTTGAAAGTGGAGGATCTTCCACCCATATCCGGCATAAAACCCACAGCTACTGACCTACCAGACGATGAAGTTGCGGGATTTGCATCTGCAATCGCAGGTGCTGGTCAGGAAGATAGTACGGGTGCTGTTGCCGGCCAGGAGCTGTTGAAATGGCAGACTCGAAACTTCGTTATGAGCTGCCTGAGTAATTTGCTGCAGTCGGTCCAAGAGGCTATTTTGCCAGATCAGACCATTCCGGCAGAGTTGGCTCTCCAGCAAAAAGTCGGAGATATTGTCAGGATGGCGTTCTCGGCGTCAACCGCAAACGTAGTTGAGCTGCGTGTTTGGGGTCTGAAGATACTGGACCAAGTCCTAAAG ATGTTTGGCAAAACTCCCGATCCAGACTTTGCGGAAGCTTCTCTACTTGAGCAATATCAGGCTCAGATCGGATCGGCTCTTACACCTGCTTTCGCCGCGGATTCTTCTCCTGAGCTTGCCTCGGAAGCTATCAATGTGTCCGCCACCTTTATTGCAACTGGTATCGTAACTAATGTGGAGCGGATGGGAAGAATCTTGAAACTGTTGGTCCTGGGTCTCGAAAACTTTTCAGCAAATCCCGATACAACGGAAATTGGAGATCTCAAGGGCCTCAACTCAAACGCAAAGGTCATGGTTAAGATGGCGCTGTATGCGGCATGGGCACGGCTTCAAATTGCAAGCATTGAACACGAGTATCTTAACAAGGTTGTTCAGCCTTACCTCCTGAGGCTCACTCCGCTGTGGCTCTCATCCCTTCGAGAGTATGCGCGACTCCGGTTTGAGCCAGATATCTCAGGCAGTCTTGGTACTGGACCGGAGAGTGGTGACTTGGATGAGGTTTATGCTGCCCTCAATCGGGAGACGCTTCTCAAG TTTTACCAAGAAACCTGGTTGAGTCTCGTCGACGCCATTGCCGGCCTCGTGGAGAGGGATATAGATTTTGTCTTCGATGCTCTGGACGGAAAGGCGCAGATCGAAGAACCTGAGAAGCCGGAGagtgacgatgatgatctctCTAATGGAAAGCCAAAAGGGAAAGGCCACGATATTAACTACCGTGACGAACCTGtggcattcttcttcgtgTTGTTTGGTTTAGCTTTCGAAGCTCTCGTTGACCAGTTCACTTCAACATCACAGAGAATGGAAATCCTCCAAGCTCTTAAAAGAATCCTGCGGCCCATAATATCGGGTAACGCTATATACCAGGATGCTATTTTCTCCGAGACAATGGACAGTCTTGATCGTTTAGCGCTAACTGAGGGAACGGCCATCCAGAATGTGATTGTTGAGATAGCGCGAAATCTCGCATTAGACCATCCTTCCGCGAAGGCTGGCGAAGACCGCAGTGACCATCTCTCGGATGACATTGAGCAACTTTTTGAGCTAACAAGGAGCATCATCCTAGTCCTGGCGGGCCTTCTACCCAACCTTCGGGAGTCAACAACCATCGCACGATTCAACGTGGGATCTGATGATGCACTGGCGCTTATTCGCCTCTCACTGTCTTCCTTAGTCAATGTCGCCTCGATCTTCCCGTCGATTATCCGAAATGACCTCAACGCATGCATTCTTCACATATTCAGCACCATTCTTGCGACAGGCCTGTGCCAGCAAGACGTCATTCCTCAAGCTCTCCCGACATTCAAACACTTCATCCAAAGCATCAGCCATCAGAAGGAAGGCTCAGAGAGCCCCGAGAATCAGAGCATCGTCTCCCACCAGCTCCGCGGATGCCTCGTCCGCTTCCTAACAACCCTCACAATTGCACAACGCCGAGAATCAGAATCTTCATTACCTTGCGCCAAAAACACACTATTAATGATTACTATCCTCCTAACTACGGGCGGACACCTTATTCCTCCCCACGACCCGATCCTCCTGCAAATCCTCAATGAACTCCTCGACTGTCTCCAAGACGTTGGCCTCGCTAGTGTTGCAGCGGGCTGTATCCGTTCGATCCTCGTTTCACCTACGCCCAAGTCTCCAACAGATCAGGTAATCGCCAGATACTTGATGCCGCGCCTCATATCTTTCCTCGTGGGCACCCCCTCCGAATCCGGCGACGTTGCGAATGACCCGGAGAATTCAGGGACTATCATCGCACGCACATTGGTGGCTTGTGTGACAGGCGCAAATATTTTCGCTGCCGAGGAGATGTCAACAGCCATATCCCTGGTCATGTCATGCCTCCTTGCACGGGCGAAACGCGAAGGCCAATCCGTCCACAAGGAGACAGCCGGGTACCTCTTGGAACTAGCGAAAACTAGCCAGGCTGTTTTCAGGGCATTGGTAGCAACGATGAACCCTGAGCATAAAGGGTTATTGGAGGAGGTGCTTCGCAGTGCAGATgttggctctggatctgcgACGAATAGAGAAGGGCAGGACAGTGCGCAGGCAGGGTCTCAGCAGAGTATGCCGAGTATCGCGCTGAGATTCGATTTCTGA
- a CDS encoding uncharacterized protein (COG:S;~EggNog:ENOG410PVRP): MSNLTDLPPEIFNIILSHSLGDDEDIPRLCELSLLSRKWYSALIDRIYSEWSFNGAKQPFLTLWKFLRTILHDPHLASQVRTLRIGNWGFFPDASVHGPDLQLPPGELDLVRRAIHDAGISHPEKRIMAGLRKRDRRPLMAILLTRLSNLEVLFAHVPRSDPFLASVLRQAVESQENEAHPQPALHKLSKLHICQESPVDTPKQPEDSEPDSDDEESVSREALRLEYLWPVFRLRSLQELSMVGLDTDKAAVWLETVETSHIESLYLISNWRSICTYPDLQALIDQPNSLKNFTLTLNDNPFDARRNIVISNVEIWNCLQKHQQSLKTIDICRSKQTHRDENGNFGLLRTFPNLRHVRIQSEMLLGGCCGSPPAPFRLKDTLPRTLETLTLYGEEGFGVIPDIPLQLMELISGEDDFPYLTAIVLDDIAELYEDFSQELRPQYQILDRLCKDRGVDFWIKEAIASIGGVLSYQAIWEKALDMQLDGEARNMAVSYNPKKLRDRQELILRSDHTTIEADEDSEDEEEAHAHTGTNENRQSKPIPFIDHTDKTAYMVFGYGILPPLFSFAIYFTHPDATPESTDMKALEHQITPENYTIRYDVYFLPGASAEDCIAHYHDEKEARGSYKDQIKAFRATPGDEIHPLPGTAGQIPGMVNRYPMLGAYRSLLFISPDESWRNGLLCVMFDRKNIAENEARYRLANNPPPPVLTTRYPLNQTDPTYSPGENTIWETVFDLAHREQDKYLGPWQRAGNRGWTTW; encoded by the coding sequence ATGTCCAATCTTACAGACCTCCCCCCAGAAATATTCAATATCATTCTGTCCCACTCCCtaggcgatgacgaggatatcCCGCGCCTCTGCGAGCTTTCCCTCCTCAGCCGCAAATGGTACTCCGCATTGATCGACCGAATCTATTCAGAATGGTCCTTCAACGGCGCAAAACAACCGTTCTTGACGCTTTGGAAATTTCTAAGGACTATTCTCCATGATCCTCATTTAGCCTCACAGGTGCGGACGTTAAGGATTGGCAACTGGGGTTTCTTTCCAGACGCCTCTGTACATGGGCCCGAccttcagcttcctccagGTGAACTTGATTTAGTTCGTCGCGCTATCCACGATGCGGGAATCTCCCATCCTGAAAAGCGTATCATGGCAGGCCTACGTAAGCGGGATCGCAGACCTCTTATGGCTATTCTTTTGACGCGTTTGTCGAATTTGGAGGTTCTCTTTGCCCATGTACCCCGGTCAGATCCGTTCCTGGCATCTGTTCTCAGACAAGCGGTTGAGAGTCAGGAGAATGAGGCGCATCCGCAGCCGGCTCTTCACAAGCTCTCTAAGCTTCATATTTGTCAGGAGTCCCCTGTCGACACTCCCAAGCAGCCAGAAGATTCTGAACCAGACTCGGATGATGAAGAGTCCGTAAGTAGGGAAGCCTTGCGGCTAGAGTATCTATGGCCTGTCTTTCGTCTTCGAAGTCTCCAGGAACTCTCAATGGTTGGTCTGGATACCGACAAAGCAGCAGTCTGGCTAGAAACCGTTGAGACATCCCACATCGAATCCCTATACTTGATCAGTAACTGGAGATCAATTTGCACATATCCTGACCTCCAAGCACTCATTGATCAACCAAATTCTCTGAAAAACTTCACGCTCACTTTGAATGATAACCCTTTCGACGCAAGGCGCAACATAGTCATTTCCAACGTCGAAATCTGGAATTGCCTACAAAAACATCAGCAAAGTCTCAAGACAATCGACATTTGCCGCTCTAAACAAACGCATCGCGATGAGAATGGCAACTTCGGCCTTCTCCGCACATTTCCAAACTTGAGGCACGTACGTATTCAGTCGGAGATGCTACTAGGAGGATGCTGCGGCTCGCCTCCTGCACCTTTCCGGTTGAAAGACACTCTCCCCCGCACACTCGAAACGCTCACACTCTACGGTGAGGAAGGATTCGGTGTAATCCCTGATATACCCCTCCAGTTGATGGAACTGATCAGCGGAGAGGATGACTTTCCGTATCTGACTGCCATCGTGCTGGATGATATTGCGGAGCTCTACGAAGACTTTTCACAGGAGCTCAGGCCCCAGTATCAGATCCTCGATCGTCTATGTAAAGACAGGGGAGTGGATTTCTGGATTAAGGAAGCCATTGCCTCGATTGGGGGGGTGTTAAGCTATCAGGCAATATGGGAAAAGGCATTAGACATGCAACTTGATGGGGAAGCGCGAAATATGGCGGTTTCTTACAACCCAAAGAAACTTCGAGACCGCCAGGAGCTTATCCTTCGCTCCGATCACACTACGATCGAAGCTGATGAAGAttctgaagatgaggaggaagctcATGCACACACCGGCACAAACGAAAACCGTCAATCGAAACCAATTCCTTTCATCGACCACACAGATAAAACCGCATATATGGTCTTTGGTTACGGGATCCTTCCTCCACTATTTTCCTTCGCCATCTACTTCACGCATCCCGACGCCACACCAGAAAGCACAGACATGAAGGCACTTGAGCACCAAATCACACCGGAAAACTACACCATTCGGTATGACGTATACTTCCTCCCAGGAGCCAGTGCAGAAGACTGTATTGCCCATTACCACGACGAGAAAGAAGCCCGAGGAAGCTACAAAGACCAAATCAAGGCCTTCCGAGCCACCCCCGGGGACGAAATCCACCCTCTCCCAGGAACAGCGGGACAAATACCGGGTATGGTAAACAGATATCCGATGCTGGGTGCATATAGATCACTCCTGTTTATCTCCCCGGATGAGAGTTGGCGAAATGGTCTTCTTTGCGTGATGTTTGACCGGAAGAACATCGCTGAAAACGAGGCGAGGTACCGATTGGCAAATAACCCGCCACCACCGGTTCTGACTACGCGCTATCCACTTAATCAGACAGACCCTACGTATAGCCCTGGAGAGAATACAATCTGGGAGACGGTATTCGACCTTGCGCATCGGGAGCAGGACAAATATCTTGGGCCTTGGCAAAGAGCTGGAAATCGTGGCTGGACGACTTGGTAA
- a CDS encoding uncharacterized protein (COG:S;~EggNog:ENOG410PMGD;~InterPro:IPR024461;~PFAM:PF07798;~TransMembrane:1 (o373-392i)), with product MASPRLPFLYPNLMRAVKSCEPSTYRSFHVSSNARPRRSSRAPFHTTRRHAQGSIQRRYGPAVEPNVPPPSRPKDESAANQEPESPPPEKKSDANSPPEQSQSQSQSRDAAEKASVEPSQLESEKATQSAERKEPDEQQVEPEEEEEEDRPEPEVLEAKQQTPSDSKEPQSEERRNAPTFDGNPLDGVLHMPSPSAYLTPTASPPQQPPHMAPPPYVHHFDTYSLVQDLATGGFSDKHSVTIMKAVRAILQNNLDFAKQNLTSKSDVENETYLFKAACSELQSSLQTARNSEVQRQRASRTSLQHESDILSQRTNQELSGLKDDIKGMFNDHKMTVRELQRSIDTSVQELNYKITVSLNSDSKSEIEGLRWILTRRAALAIATSAFMILLFLRYSSTQRAQNTPEKKETPPKETTEAQKASEKSHQSQDAVPVAHLSESLG from the exons ATGGCGTCTCCTAGACTCCCGTTTCTATACCCAAACCTGATGCGCGCAGTCAAGTCCTGCGAGCCCTCTACGTATCGCTCCTTCCACGTTTCCTCGAATGCCCGACCTCGCCGGTCTTCTCGAGCCCCCTTCCATACCACCCGACGACACGCTCAAGGCTCAATCCAACGGCGGTATGGCCCGGCTGTTGAACCCAATGTACCTCCCCCGTCTCGACCAAAGGACGAGTCCGCCGCAAACCAGGAACCTGAATCTCCACcaccggagaagaagagcgatGCGAATTCCCCACCGGAACAGTCACAGTCACAATCGCAGTCTCGCGACGCAGCCGAAAAAGCATCAGTGGAGCCCTCCCAGCTAGAATCCGAGAAGGCGACACAGTCAGCCGAACGCAAGGAGCCAGATGAGCAACAAGTCGAacccgaagaagaggaggaagaggaccgCCCAGAGCCGGAAGTTCTCGAAGCGAAGCAACAAACTCCCTCCGATTCCAAAGAACCTCAATCTGAAGAGCGACGCAATGCTCCGACTTTCGACGGGAACCCGCTAGACGGAGTTCTACATATGCCCTCGCCGTCAGCGTACCTCACACCCACAGCCTCGCCGCCTCAACAGCCCCCGCATATGGCCCCGCCGCCATACGTGCACCATTTCGATACGTATAGTCTTGTGCAGGATCTTGCGACTGGCGGGTTTTCGGACAAGCACTCTGTGACGATCATGAAAGCAGTGCGGGCAATATTGCAGAATAATCTCGACTTCGCGAAGCAAAACCTCACTTCGAAATCCGATGTTGAGAATGAGACGTACCTTTTCAAGGCAGCTTGCTCGGAGTTACAATCTAGCTTGCAGACGGCCAGGAATTCGGAGGTTCAGCGGCAGCGGGCCTCGCGAACATCGTTACAGCATGAATCCGATATCCTTTCGCAGCGGACGAACCAGGAACTTTCTGGATTGAAGGATGACATTAAGGGGATGTTCAATGACCACAAGATGACGGTTCGTGAATTACAACGGAGCATTGATACATCGGTGCAGGAGCTCAATTATAAGATCACCGTTTCGTTGAACAGTGATAGTAAGAGTGAGATTGAGGGTCTGCGGTGGATCCTTACGCGGAGGGCGGCATTGGCAATTGCCACGAGTGCTT TTATgattctcctcttccttcgaTACTCATCCACTCAGCGAGCCCAGAATACccctgagaagaaggagacgcCTCCAAAGGAAACAACAGAAGCCCAAAAAGCCTCTGAAAAGTCGCACCAGTCTCAAGATGCGGTTCCCGTGGCCCATCTGAGCGAATCTCTAGGTTGA